One window of the Pempheris klunzingeri isolate RE-2024b chromosome 10, fPemKlu1.hap1, whole genome shotgun sequence genome contains the following:
- the LOC139208538 gene encoding olfactory receptor 2T11-like has product MDEGLNVTYITLGGYVEMEKYRYVYFVIIFTVYILIICSNSTIVFLIVIHQNLHEPMYIFIAALLINSVLLSTTIHPKLLIDVLSKKQITSHSVCHFQYFIFYTSCGSEFYLLAAMAYDRYVSICKPLQYVTIMGKPTVSVFLVLSWFVPACQIAGSAALSANRKICNFTLKGIFCNNAVYRLHCVSSSVLSVYGVICLLTIFFPMLYIIFTYTKILLVCHRSSKEVRTKAAQTCLPHLIVLINFFLFGSFDTIVLRLESDIPKTAHLIMNLQLVLYHPLFNPIIYGLKMKEISKHLKRLFCKIK; this is encoded by the coding sequence ATGGATGAAGGATTGAATGTAACATATATAACTCTTGGTGGGTATGTAGAAATGGAGAAATACCGATATGTTTattttgtgatcatttttacagtttatattcTAATAATCTGCAGTAATTCCACCATCGTTTTCCTCATCGTGATTCACCAAAACCTCCATGAGCCTATGTACATTTTCATTGCAGCTCTGCTCATCAACTCTGTTCTTTTGAGCACTACTATCCATCCAAAGCTTTTGATAGATGTTTTATCAAAGAAACAGATCACATCACATTCAGTGTGTCACTTTcaatactttatattttacactTCATGTGGTTCAGAGTTCTATCTGCTGGCAGCCATGGCCTATGACAGATATGTGTCTATATGTAAACCTCTGCAGTATGTAACTATCATGGGAAAACcaacagtcagtgttttcttggttttgtcTTGGTTTGTACCTGCTTGTCAGATTGCAGGGTCAGCTGCACTGAGTGCTAACAGGAAGATCTGTAactttactttgaaagggaTCTTCTGTAACAATGCAGTTTACAGACTTCACTGTGTGAGCTCAAGCGTGCTGTCTGTGTATGGTGTGATTTGTTTGCTGactattttttttcctatgcTCTACATAATTTTTACTTACACAAAGATACTCCTTGTATGTCATCGAAGCAGTAAAGAAGTCAGGACAAAAGCTGCACAGACCTGTTTACCCCATCTGATAGTTTTAATCAACTTTTTCTTGTTTGGCTCATTTGATACTATTGTACTCAGACTGGAATCAGATATCCCAAAAACTGCACATTTAATAATGAATTTACAGCTGGTTTTGTATCATCCGCTCTTTAATCCAATCATATATGGACTAAAGATGAAAGAAATCTCAAAACACCTCAAGAGGTTGTTCTGTAAAATCAAATGA